A single region of the Arthrobacter sp. V1I7 genome encodes:
- a CDS encoding TetR/AcrR family transcriptional regulator, translating to MARKPVAREAVLDAFESLLIEEGERAATLDAVARRAGVSKGGLLYHFPNKEAMVSVLLEGLDRLLGEDLERMAAAPEGAAAYFIKSSVWADTAMDRVFVSATRLAEVAHEETLQRIAAAQAGWLDLLAADVGPGMAKAVLYMGDGLYFNAMLARGHGGPLPEVEGDVESLLAAVERLRG from the coding sequence ATGGCCAGAAAACCCGTTGCCCGCGAAGCCGTCCTCGATGCGTTCGAATCCCTGTTGATCGAAGAGGGCGAACGCGCCGCCACGCTGGACGCGGTGGCCCGGCGGGCCGGCGTTTCCAAGGGCGGGCTGCTGTACCACTTCCCCAACAAGGAGGCCATGGTCTCCGTCCTCTTGGAAGGCCTGGACCGGCTCCTCGGTGAGGATCTTGAGAGGATGGCTGCCGCGCCGGAAGGGGCTGCCGCATACTTCATCAAATCCTCGGTCTGGGCGGACACCGCGATGGACCGCGTCTTCGTGTCCGCCACCCGGCTGGCCGAAGTGGCACACGAAGAAACCCTGCAGCGCATTGCCGCCGCCCAGGCCGGCTGGCTGGACCTGCTGGCGGCCGACGTCGGGCCGGGCATGGCGAAAGCCGTGCTCTATATGGGGGATGGCTTGTATTTCAACGCCATGCTGGCCCGCGGCCACGGCGGGCCGCTCCCGGAAGTCGAGGGCGACGTCGAAAGCCTGCTGGCCGCCGTCGAACGGCTGCGCGGCTGA
- the gcvP gene encoding aminomethyl-transferring glycine dehydrogenase, with the protein MEFLVTVTSASTSFVDRHIGARRQSDVDAMLKAVGYDTVDALVDTAVPKDIRQDSPLALGEALSEVEVLAELRKLAAKNKTAVQMIGQGYYDTLTPAVIRRNILEAPAWYTAYTPYQPEISQGRLEALLNFQTMVQDLVGLPIANASLLDEATAVAEAVLMMRRANKDKGARDGKTVLDADCLPQTIAIVQGRAEALGFEVEVADLSKGLPDGAINGVVLQQPGVSGRVFDHTAVIADAKERGALVTVAADLLSLTLITSPGEQGADIAVGSAQRFGVPLFFGGPHAAYMAVQKGLERSMPGRLVGVSKDNAGVPAYRLALQTREQHIRREKATSNICTAQALLAIVASFYAVYHGPDGLKAIAETTHGHARTIAASLKAAGLDVLHTSFFDTVTLSVPGKAEQIVAAAEAKGINLRGIDADTVGISADEATTAAIVADVVAAFGASVTDAETDAGADDGTAFGLDPAVERTSDYLQHPVFNTHRSETQLLRYIRRLSDRDLALDRTMIPLGSCTMKLNATAEMEAISWPEFASIHPFAPDSQTEGWRELIEDLEAQLTEITGYDQVSIQPNAGSQGELAGLLAIRGYHLSRGDQQRNVCLIPASAHGTNAASAVLAGMKVVVVATASDGTIDHADLTAKIEAHKDALSCIMITYPSTHGVYDADVREVCDAIHEAGGQVYIDGANLNALVGLAQPGLFGGDVSHLNLHKTFCIPHGGGGPGVGPVAAKAHLAPFMPGNAADPANGADGTPISASRYGSAGVLPISWAYVKLMGGRGLTEATKSALLAANYIAARLNDFFPVLYTGEGGLAAHECILDLRELTAKTGVTAEDVAKRLIDYGFHAPTLSFPVAGTLMVEPTESEDLGEIERFITAMVSIRAEIDQVAHGDFTVERSPLRNSPHTAAAVISTDWSREYPREQAAFPAHTLRQDKYFPPVGRIDGAAGDRNLVCSCPPLEAFEESTAAFEESTSAFEDHSDDSAK; encoded by the coding sequence ATGGAGTTCCTTGTGACTGTTACCTCAGCCTCCACGTCCTTCGTTGACCGGCACATCGGCGCGCGTCGGCAGTCCGACGTCGACGCCATGCTGAAGGCTGTCGGCTACGACACCGTCGACGCGCTCGTGGACACCGCCGTTCCGAAGGACATCCGGCAGGACTCCCCGCTGGCGCTCGGCGAAGCCCTCAGCGAAGTCGAGGTCCTCGCCGAACTGCGCAAGCTGGCCGCGAAGAACAAGACCGCGGTCCAGATGATCGGCCAGGGCTACTACGACACCCTCACCCCGGCCGTCATCCGCCGGAACATCCTCGAGGCGCCTGCCTGGTACACCGCGTACACGCCCTACCAGCCGGAAATCTCGCAGGGCCGGCTCGAGGCGCTGCTGAACTTCCAGACCATGGTCCAGGACCTCGTCGGCCTGCCGATCGCCAACGCCTCGCTGCTCGACGAAGCCACCGCCGTCGCCGAGGCCGTGCTGATGATGCGCCGCGCCAACAAGGATAAAGGGGCCCGCGACGGCAAGACCGTCCTCGACGCCGACTGCCTGCCGCAGACCATCGCGATCGTTCAGGGCCGCGCCGAAGCGCTCGGCTTCGAGGTCGAGGTCGCGGACCTGTCCAAGGGACTGCCCGACGGCGCCATCAACGGCGTCGTCCTGCAGCAGCCCGGCGTCTCCGGCCGCGTGTTCGACCACACCGCCGTCATCGCGGACGCCAAGGAACGCGGCGCCCTCGTCACCGTCGCCGCGGACCTGCTGTCCCTCACTCTGATCACCTCCCCGGGCGAGCAAGGCGCGGACATCGCCGTCGGCTCCGCCCAGCGCTTCGGTGTCCCGCTGTTCTTCGGGGGCCCGCACGCGGCCTACATGGCAGTGCAGAAGGGCCTGGAGCGGTCCATGCCCGGCCGCCTGGTGGGCGTGTCCAAAGACAACGCCGGCGTCCCCGCCTACCGGCTGGCGCTGCAGACCCGCGAGCAGCACATCCGCCGTGAGAAGGCCACGTCCAACATCTGCACCGCGCAGGCGCTGCTGGCCATCGTCGCCTCCTTCTACGCCGTTTACCACGGCCCGGACGGCCTCAAGGCCATCGCCGAGACCACGCACGGCCACGCCCGGACCATCGCCGCCTCGCTGAAGGCCGCCGGCCTGGACGTGCTGCACACCAGCTTCTTCGACACCGTCACCCTTTCGGTCCCCGGCAAGGCGGAACAGATCGTCGCCGCCGCTGAGGCCAAGGGCATCAACCTGCGCGGCATCGACGCCGACACGGTCGGCATCTCCGCCGACGAAGCCACGACGGCGGCGATCGTTGCCGACGTCGTTGCCGCCTTCGGCGCGAGCGTCACCGACGCAGAAACAGACGCTGGCGCTGACGATGGGACTGCCTTCGGCCTGGACCCTGCCGTCGAGCGCACCTCCGACTATCTCCAGCACCCGGTGTTCAACACCCACCGTTCCGAGACGCAGCTGCTGCGCTACATCCGCAGGCTCTCGGACCGCGACCTCGCCCTGGACCGCACCATGATCCCGCTGGGCTCCTGCACCATGAAGCTGAACGCCACGGCCGAGATGGAAGCCATCTCCTGGCCGGAATTCGCCTCCATCCACCCCTTCGCCCCGGACTCCCAGACCGAAGGCTGGCGCGAACTGATCGAGGACCTGGAAGCCCAGCTCACCGAGATCACCGGCTACGACCAGGTGTCCATCCAGCCCAACGCAGGGTCGCAGGGTGAGCTCGCCGGGCTGCTGGCGATCCGCGGCTACCACCTTTCCCGCGGGGACCAGCAGCGCAACGTCTGCCTGATCCCGGCCTCCGCGCACGGCACCAACGCGGCCTCGGCCGTGCTGGCCGGCATGAAGGTCGTCGTCGTGGCCACCGCCTCCGACGGCACGATCGACCACGCGGACCTCACCGCCAAGATCGAGGCCCACAAGGACGCCCTGTCCTGCATCATGATCACCTACCCGTCCACCCACGGGGTGTACGACGCCGACGTGCGCGAGGTCTGCGACGCGATCCACGAAGCCGGCGGCCAGGTCTACATTGACGGCGCCAACCTCAACGCCCTCGTCGGGCTGGCCCAGCCCGGGCTGTTCGGCGGCGACGTGTCGCACCTGAACCTGCACAAGACCTTCTGCATCCCGCACGGCGGCGGCGGACCCGGCGTCGGCCCGGTCGCGGCCAAGGCGCACCTGGCACCGTTCATGCCCGGCAACGCCGCGGATCCGGCCAACGGCGCCGACGGCACCCCGATCTCCGCCTCCCGCTACGGTTCGGCCGGTGTGCTGCCGATCTCCTGGGCCTACGTGAAGCTCATGGGCGGCCGGGGCCTGACCGAGGCCACGAAGTCGGCGCTGCTCGCGGCCAACTACATCGCGGCCCGTCTCAACGACTTCTTCCCGGTGCTCTACACCGGCGAAGGCGGACTCGCGGCCCACGAATGCATCCTGGACCTGCGCGAACTCACGGCCAAGACGGGCGTGACCGCCGAGGACGTGGCCAAGCGCCTGATCGACTACGGCTTCCACGCACCCACACTGTCATTCCCGGTGGCCGGCACCCTGATGGTGGAGCCCACCGAGTCCGAGGACCTCGGCGAGATCGAGCGCTTCATCACCGCCATGGTCTCCATCCGCGCCGAAATCGATCAGGTGGCTCACGGCGACTTCACCGTGGAGCGCAGCCCGCTGCGCAATTCCCCGCACACCGCCGCCGCCGTCATCAGCACCGACTGGAGCCGCGAATACCCGCGCGAGCAGGCCGCCTTCCCGGCCCACACGCTCCGGCAGGACAAGTACTTCCCGCCGGTCGGCCGGATCGACGGCGCCGCCGGCGACCGCAACCTGGTCTGCTCCTGCCCGCCCCTCGAGGCCTTTGAGGAAAGCACAGCAGCCTTCGAGGAAAGCACATCAGCCTTCGAGGACCACTCCGACGACTCCGCCAAGTAA
- a CDS encoding MFS transporter, translating to MNRTSLTTSSVTSAPIRPRAAWRDWLALSLLMFPVLLVAVDNTALTFALPAIARSLDASGVQLLWIVDAYPLVLAGLLVAMGSLGDRIGRRRLLFIGSTGFAAVSAVTAFAPSAEWLIAGRAGLGFFGAMLMPSTLSLIRNIFPEPNRRRLAVAIWAAGFSGGAALGPIFGGWLVEHFWWGAILLVAVPIILPLLALGPFLIPESRDPNPGRVDVPSIILSLLVMVPVVYGIKELATHGLSPAPLAAIGFGLLMGYVFIRRQRALLREGLELRRPGRIAAGATAPGATAPGATAPGVTSAGATAPGVTSPLLDVSLFGNRVFSTAITANVLALFSFNGFILFLAQHLQLLDGQSPSESGVAMVPALIATVAAGLLVVPLVRRIRPGFVVAGGLLLSAAGYGVVAFGDHGNGPALLLAALLILCLGVGTAETISNDLILGAAPAEKSGAAAAISETGYEIGSLLGTAILGSILTASYQGNLRLPDGVAEAAPAEGVAQAQETLAGAVDLAQALPSPLTEAVTAAARAAFDSGVHVTAAIAMVLMAGASVLAAVVLRKVPTAK from the coding sequence ATGAACAGGACGTCATTGACCACGAGCAGCGTGACCAGCGCACCCATCCGCCCGCGGGCGGCATGGCGCGACTGGCTGGCGCTTTCCCTGCTGATGTTCCCGGTGCTGCTGGTCGCCGTGGACAACACGGCCCTCACTTTCGCGCTGCCCGCCATCGCCCGCAGCCTCGACGCCTCCGGGGTGCAGCTGCTGTGGATTGTGGACGCCTATCCCCTGGTCCTGGCCGGTCTCCTGGTGGCAATGGGCAGCCTCGGTGACCGGATCGGACGCCGGCGGCTGCTCTTCATCGGCAGCACCGGCTTCGCCGCGGTCTCGGCCGTCACTGCCTTCGCGCCCAGCGCCGAATGGCTGATCGCCGGGCGGGCGGGGCTCGGGTTCTTCGGCGCCATGCTGATGCCCTCCACCCTGTCCCTGATCCGCAACATCTTCCCGGAGCCGAACCGCCGCCGGCTGGCCGTGGCCATCTGGGCCGCGGGCTTCTCCGGAGGTGCCGCCCTGGGCCCGATATTCGGGGGCTGGCTCGTGGAGCACTTCTGGTGGGGCGCGATCCTGCTGGTCGCAGTGCCGATCATCCTGCCGCTGCTGGCCCTCGGACCCTTCCTGATTCCGGAGTCGCGCGATCCGAATCCCGGCCGGGTGGACGTGCCCAGCATCATCCTGTCCCTGCTGGTGATGGTGCCGGTGGTCTACGGCATCAAGGAGCTGGCCACGCACGGCCTGTCCCCGGCGCCGCTGGCAGCGATCGGCTTCGGCCTGCTTATGGGGTACGTCTTCATCCGGCGGCAGCGGGCCCTGCTGCGGGAAGGCTTGGAACTCCGCCGTCCCGGCAGGATTGCCGCGGGCGCGACTGCGCCGGGCGCGACTGCGCCGGGCGCGACTGCGCCGGGCGTGACTTCAGCGGGCGCGACTGCGCCGGGCGTGACCTCGCCACTGCTGGACGTCAGCCTGTTCGGCAACCGGGTCTTCAGCACGGCCATTACGGCGAACGTCCTGGCCCTGTTTTCCTTCAACGGCTTTATTCTTTTCCTCGCCCAGCACCTACAGCTGCTGGATGGACAGTCCCCTTCGGAGTCCGGCGTCGCCATGGTCCCTGCCCTGATCGCCACCGTTGCGGCCGGCCTGCTGGTGGTTCCGCTGGTGCGGAGAATCCGGCCGGGCTTCGTCGTGGCCGGCGGGCTGCTGCTGAGCGCCGCGGGGTACGGCGTTGTGGCCTTCGGCGACCACGGCAACGGCCCGGCACTCCTGCTGGCCGCCCTGTTGATCCTCTGCCTGGGCGTCGGCACCGCGGAGACCATCTCCAATGACCTGATCCTCGGTGCGGCGCCCGCAGAGAAATCCGGCGCGGCGGCGGCAATCTCCGAGACCGGTTACGAGATCGGATCCCTGCTGGGCACCGCCATCCTCGGCTCCATCCTGACCGCCTCCTACCAGGGCAACCTCCGGCTCCCCGACGGCGTCGCGGAGGCCGCACCGGCCGAGGGGGTTGCCCAGGCCCAGGAAACGCTGGCCGGTGCCGTGGACCTGGCGCAAGCCCTTCCTAGCCCGCTGACGGAAGCCGTGACCGCGGCTGCGCGTGCCGCCTTTGATTCCGGCGTGCATGTGACGGCGGCGATCGCAATGGTGCTGATGGCAGGCGCCTCGGTGCTGGCCGCCGTCGTCCTCCGGAAGGTGCCGACCGCCAAATAG